DNA sequence from the Streptomyces tsukubensis genome:
CGGGCGAGGCGTCGGTCGTGGTGGCGGGCGGCGTGGAGTCGATGACCCGCGCCCCCTGGGTGATGGCCAAACCCGGCACGCCGTGGGCCAAACCGGGCGAGGTCCATGACACCTCGCTGGGCTGGCGGTTCACCAATCCGCGGTTCACCGCCGCCGATGACGCCGTTCCGGCGGACGCGGGCCCGGACACGGTGAAGGTCACCCTGTCGATGGGTGAGACCGCCGAGGAGGTCGCGGCGCTGGACGGCATCACCCGCGCCGAATCCGACGCCTTCGCCCTCCGCAGCCACCGGCGGGCGGTCGCCGCCCGGGAAGCCGGGCGCTTCGACCGGGAGATCGTGCCGGTGCCGGTACGGGACGGCGAGGTGGTCCGCGACGAGGGCCCGCGTCCCGACACCACACCGGAACGGCTCGCCGGGCTGCGGACCATCTTCCGGGCGAACGGGATCGTCACGGCGGGGAACGCCTCCCCCCTCTCCGACGGCGCCTCCGCCCTGGTCGTCGCGAGCGGCGCGGCCGTACGCCGGTTCGGACTCGTCCCCCGGGCCCGGATCGTCACCTCCGCATCCGCCGGGGTCCCGCCGCAGCTGATGGGGCTGGGACCGGTGCCCGCCACCGAGAAGGCCCTCGCCCGTGCCGGGCTGGCGCCCGGGGATCTCGACGCGGTCGAACTGAACGAGGCGTTCGCCGCGCAGGCCCTGGCCGTGATCCGGCGACTGGAGCTCGACGAGGAGAAGGTCAACGCCGACGGCGGCGCCATCGCGCTCGGCCATCCGCTCGGCTCGTCCGGCGCCCGCATTCTGCTCACCCTCGTCGGACGGCTGGAACGCGAGGGCGGACGGCGCGGGCTCGCCACCCTCTGCGTGGGAGTAGGCCAGGGTGTCGCGATGCTGGTGGAGCGGGTGTGAGCGGCACGGTGGAGGCCCCGGGGACACGGACACCGGCGTACGAAACCCTTCTCGTGGAGGAGCGCACGGACCGGGTGGTGGTCGTCCTGAACCGGCCCCGGGCCCGTAACGCCATCAGCGCCCGGATGATCCGTGAACTGCACCAGGTCTGCGAACTGCTGGAGCGGACCCCGAAACTGCTGCTGCTCACCGGCTACGGCGGGGTCTTCGCGGGCGGCGCCGATATCGCGGAACTGCTGGACCGCGGCCGGGACGAAGCCCTCCAGGGCATCAACAGCCGTCTCTTCGAACGGGTGCGCCGACTGCCGATGCCGACCGTCGCGGCCGTGGACGGCTGGGCGCTCGGCGGCGGCGCGGAGCTGGCGTACGCCTGTGATGTACGGATCGCGGGTCCGGACGCCGTGTTCGGCAATCCCGAACCCGGGCTCGGCATCCTCGCCGCGGCCGGGGCCTGCCGCCTGCTGCCCCGGCTGGTCGGCGAATCCGTGGCCAAGCAGATGCTGCTCGCCGGACGGCGTCTGGACGCGCCCGCCGCCCTGGCGTGCGGACTGGTGACGGAGATCGTGCCCGCCGCCGAACTGACCGAGCGGGCGCACGGAGTGCTGGACCGGATGGCCCGCTCCTCGGCCACGGCCCTGCGGCTGACCAAGCTGGTGGTGGATTCCCCCGGCGGCCATCCGGCCGTCGACGATCTGGCGCAGGCGGTGCTGTTCGAGGGAGCGGACAAGAGGGAGCGGATGACCCGCTTCCTGGAGAAGTCGGCGGAACGGGAGGACCGGGTATGAGTACGCAGGACCAGGGGCCGGAGACGGTGCTCACAGACGGGGCCGGAGCCGGGCCGGCCGTGCCCGCGCTCGTCGGCGTGATCGGGGGCGGTCGGATGGGCGCCGGTATCGCGCAGTCGTTCGCCGCCGCCGGGTCGGCGGTCGCCGTCGCCGAGGGGAGTGCGCAGGCCGCCGCTGCCGCCCGGGACCGCATCGCGGCGGGGCTGCAGCGGGCCGCCGAACGCGGCCGCCTCACCGAGCCGGTCGACCGGATCCTCGGCCGTATCACCATGCTGGAGTCGGTCGCCGCACTGCCGTCGGCGGCGGATCTGGTCGTGGAGGCGGTCCCCGAGGACGCGGCGCTGAAGGCGCGGCTGCTGGCAGCGGCGGAGGGCGCCGTCGGCGTGGACACCGTCCTGGCCACCAACACCAGCTCACTGTCCGTCACCGAGCTGGCGGCGGCCCTCGTCCGCCCCGGCCGGTTCATCGGTATGCACTTCTTCAATCCGGTCCCGGCCTCCGAACTGGTCGAGATCGTGGTGGCGCCGGAGACCCTGCCCGGGACCGTGCGCGCGGCGACGGAGTGGACGCACGCACTCGGCAAGCAGGACGTCGTCGTCCGGGACTCGCCGGGATTCGCCAGCAGCCGCCTCGGGCTGGCGCTGGGTCTGGAGGCGATCCGCATGGTCGAGGAGGGCGTCGCCGAACCGGAGGCCATCGACGCGGCCATGCAGCTCGGGTACAAGCATCCGATGGGCCCGCTGCGGCTGACCGATCTCGTCGGGCTCGACGTCCGCCTGGCCATCGCCGAGCATCTCCACACGACCCTGGGCGAACGCTTCGCCCCGCCGCGGCTGCTGCGCGACAAGGTCGCCCGCGGCGAGCTGGGCCGCAAGAGCGGACAGGGGTTCTACCCATGGCCGTGAACACCGGAACACCTCGCCGCCGACCCGGGGACACCGCCCCGGAGTCCGAAACCGGCAGCGGCCGGGCCGAACGACCGGCAGGAACGGGACAGATGACCACGGCACACCCGGCGCACGCGCCGCTCCAGGAGCACTTCGACGCGACGATCGCCCGCGACCAGCGCATCGAGCCGCGCGACTGGATGCCGGACGGCTACCGCAGGACCCTCGTCCGGCAGATCGCCCAGCACGCCCATTCGGAGATCATCGGCATGCAGCCCGAGGGCGATTGGATCACCCGCGCGCCGTCGCTCCGCCGCAAGGCGATCCTCTTCGCGAAGGTCCAGGACGAGGCCGGACACGGGCTGTACCTCTACTCGGCGGCCGCGACGCTCGGCGCCGACCGCGAGGACCTCACCCTGCGGCTCGTCGAGGGCCGTCAGAAGTACTCCTCCATCTTCAACTACCCCACCCCCACCTTCGCCGACGTCGGGGTGATCGGCTGGTTCGTGGACGGCGCGGCCATCTGCAACCAGGTCCCCCTGTGCCGCAGTTCCTACGGGCCGTACGCCCGCGCGATGGTGCGGATCTGCAAGGAGGAGTCGTTCCACCAGCGCCAGGGCTACGAACTGCTGATGACGATGATGCGCGGCACCGAGGCCCAGCGGGCGACGGTGCAGAGCGCCGTGGACCGCTGGTGGTGGCCTTCGCTGATGATGTTCGGCCCGCCCGACGGGGACTCGCCCAACTCGGCCGCCTCGATGGCCTGGAAGATCAAACGCCACAGCAACGACGAGCTGCGGCAGCGGTTCGTCGATATGACCGTCCCGCAGGCGGAGAAGCTCGGTGTGACCCTGCCCGACCCCGAGCTGCGCTGGAACGAGGAGCGGGGGCACCACGACTTCGGCACCCCCGACTGGTCCGAACTCCAGCGGGTCATCGCCGGCGACGGCCCCTGCAACACCGAACGGATCGCACGGCGCAGAGCCGCCCACGAGGAGGGCGCCTGGGTACGGGAGGCGGCCACCGCGCACGCGGCCGGGCGGGCGGCCCGCGCCGGGAAGGGAGCGGCGGCATGAGCACCACCACCCCGGGCGGCTGGCCGCTCTACGAGGTGTTCGTACGCGGCAAGCGCGGACTGAACCACGTCCATGTGGGTTCGCTGCACGCCGCGGACGACGAGATGGCCCTCACCCACGCCCGCGACGTCTACACCCGGCGCAACGAGGGCGTCTCCCTCTGGGTGGTGCGGTCGGAGCACATCGCCGCCTCCACCCGCGACGAGAAGGACCCGTTCTTCGCCCCCAGCGCCGACAAGGTCTACCGCCACCCCACCTTCTACGACATCCCCGACGACGTCCCCCATATCTGACGAGGACCAGGGCATGAGCAACGACCCCATACACCTCGCCCTCGCCGAGGGGCACGAGGACGACACCCGCTGGGCCTACGGCACCGGCTTCGAGGATCCCCTGCACGGAGTGGACACCGCCGTGCCGGACGGGGTCGACACCGGACGGCTGGCCGCGCTCTGCACCGCCCTCGGCGACGACGCCCTGATCAGTGCCCAGCGGCTGGCCGAATGGACCACCCGCGCACCCGAGCTGGAGGAGGAGGTGGCCCTGGCCAATATCGGCCTCGACCTGATCGGCCAGGCCCGGCTGCTCTACGCGCGCGCCGGCCGGGCCGACGGAAGCGGACGCGGCGAGGACGCCTACGCCTACTTCCGGGACGCGGAGGACTTCCGGAACGTCCGGCTCGCCGAACTCCCCTGCGGGGACTTCGCCTTCTCCGTCGTACGGCTGCTGGTGCTCTCCGCCTGGCGGCTCGCACAGCTGCAGGCGCTCGCCTCGCACCCCGATCCGGTGCTGGCGGCGATCGCGGCCAAGGGCGTGCAGGAGCTGACGTACCACCGCCAGTACGCGGCCGAGTGGACGGTACGGCTGGGCGACGGCACCGAGGAGTCGCGCCGCCGGACGGCCGCCGCGCTGACGGAGACCCTCCCGTATCTGGACGAGCTCTTCGCGGCGTACGACGCACGGGACGAGGTCCTCGCCGTGCTGCGGCAGGTCACCGAAGAGGCCGACCTGCCACTCCCGGCCGTCCGGCCGCTGCCGGGCTCCGGCCGGGACGGCCTCCGCACGGCGTATCTCGCCCCGCTGCTGGCCGAGTTGCAGAGCGTGGCCCGCGCCGATCCGGACGCGACATGGTGAGCGCCCGCCCGGGCGCAGGGCACGCCCGGCGGATCGCCGGGCAGGTGCCCGACCCGGAGCTGCCCATGCTCACCCTCGCCGACCTCGGCGTGCTGCGCGAGGTGGAGGTGGCCCCGGACGGCACGGTGATCGCGAGCCTGACCCCGACCTACTCGGGCTGTCCGGCCATCGCCGAGATGCGCGCCGACGTGGCGTCCCGGCTCCGCGAAGCGGGCTACGAACGCGTCGAGATCCGCACCCTCCTCTCCCCGCCCTGGACCAGCGACTGGATCACCCCGGCGGGCCGCCGCAAGCTCGCCGGGCACGGCATCGCCCCGCCCGGTGCCGCGCCCCGCCGGCCCGCCGGCCCGGTGTCCCTGGTGCTGATGCCCACCCGGCCCGCCGTGCGCTGCCCCCGGTGCGCATCGGCGGACACCGAGGAGACCTCCCGCTTCGGCTCGACCGCCTGCAAGGCGCTGTGGCGGTGCCGTGCCTGCCGGGAGCCGTTCGAGTACGTCAAGGAGATCTGATGGAAGACCTGCCGAACCCGGCCGCGACCGTCGCGGAGCCCCGCCCGCGTACCCGACCGCGACCGGTCTTCCACCCGCTGCGCGTCGCGACCGTGCAGCCGCTGTGCGAGGACGCGGCGGCGGTCGGCTTCGACGTCCCGGACGAGCTGGCCGGGGAGTTCGCCTTCCGCCCCGGCCAGGCCCTCACGGTGCGGCGGGAGATCGACGGCCGGGACGAGCGCCGTTCGTACTCCATCTGCTCACCCGCCGGCTCCGCGCCGCGCATCGGCGTGCGGATCGTGCCCGGCGGGCTGTTCTCCTCCTGGCTTGTGCGGGAGGTCCGCCCGGGTGACACCGTCGAGGTGATGGCGCCCACCGGCACCTTCGCACCCGATCTCACCGCCCCCGGCCACCATGTGCTGATCGCGGCGGGTTCCGGCATCACGCCCATGCTCTCCATCGCCGAGTCGGTGCTGGCCGCGGACTCCCGCTCGGCCGTCACCCTCTTCTACGGCAACCGGCGCAGCACCACGGTGATGTTCACCGAGGAGCTGGCCGATCTGAAGGATCTGTACCCGAGCCGCTTCCATCTCGCCCATGTGCTCTCCCGTGAACCCCGCGAGGCCGAGGTGCTCTCGGGACGCCTCGACGCCGATCGGCTGTCGGCGCTCACCGCGTCCCTGGTGGACCCGGGCACCGCCGACCACTGGTGGCTGTGCGGACCGCACGGCATGGTCCGTGACGCGCAGCGGGTCCTGACCGGCCTCGGTGTCCCCGGCGCACGCGTCCACCGGGAGCTCTTCCACGCGGACGACGAGCCCGTCCGCGAGACGCGGCACGAGGAGACGGCCGCCGACGGCCCCGTCAGCCGGGTCACCGTCAGGCTCGACGGCCGCTCCACCACCGCGGAGCTTCCCCGGGGGCGGAGCCTTCTCGACGGTGCCCAGCGGACCCGCCCCGATCTGCCCTTCGCCTGCAAGGGCGGTGTCTGCGGTACGTGCCGTGCGCTGGTCACCGACGGTACGGCCGATATGCGCCGCAACTACGCCCTCGAATCCACCGAGGTGGACGCCGGCTATGTGCTCACCTGCCAGACGTATCCGGTGTCGGACGCCCTGACCGTGGACTTCGACAGCTGACCGGCGCCGGGTCGCCCCGCACGAGGTGCTTCGTCCCTCACCCGTGCGGGGCTGCGGGCCCCGGCGGGCCCGGTCGGCTTCAGCCGGTGGGCGGTGCCGGGACCACTGCCTTCGGCCCCGGGTAGGAGCCGAGTTGCTCCAGCAGCTCCCGGAGCCGTTCGGTCTCCTGCTCCGGCAGGGGCAGCAGCGGCGTCCTCGGGTGTCCGGCGCTCCGGCCGAGGAGCTCCAGCCCGGCCTTGACGGTGCGCGGGAGTCCGTGGCCGACGATGAACCTCAGAAAGGGCAGCAGTTCCGCGAGGAGGGCGTCGGCCCGTCCGTCCTCGCCGTGCAGGGCCGCGTCGTACAGGTCGAGACACGCCCGGGGTACGAGGCAGGGCGCCGCGGTGCACCAGCCTGCCGCGCCGGAGCGGAAGGCCTCCAGCGCGAGAGGGTTGCTGCCGTTGTAGACGGAGAGCGCTCCCTCGGAGAGGTCGAGGACGGCGCGGAAGCGAGTGGCGTCGCCGGAACTCTCCTTGACCATGGTGAGGTTCGGGATGCTGCGGGCGAGGGCGGTCACCGTCTCGGGTGTGAGGTCGACTCCGCTGGTGCCCGGGTTGTTGTAGAGCATGACCGGGAGGTCGGCCGCGTCGGCGACCGTGGCGAAGTGCCGTTCCAGTTCGGCATCGGTCAGTTTCCAGTACACCTGCGGGAGCACCATGATCGCGGTGGCTCCGTGGCGGGCGGCCGCCCTGGCCCGGCGGACCGTGCCCTCGGTGCTCCAGTGCGATACGCCGACCAGGGTGGGCACCCGTCCGGCGACGGTCTGCAGGGTCGTCTCGCAGACGGCGTCCCACTCCGGGTCCCGGAGGTAGGCGCTCTCCCCGGTACTGCCGAGCGGGGCGACGGCATGGCTTCCGGCGTCCACCAGTTCATCGGTCAGCCGCCGCAGCGCCGGCAGGTCGAGCTCCCCGGTGGCCGGGTCGAAGGGGGTGACGGGGTAGGCGATGATGCCCTTCAGGGGCGGTGTCGTCATCGGATCTCCGCAGCGTTCGTGAGGCAGTCGGGGTGATGGCGCAGGGCCTTGCGCGCGTAGTAGGCGAAGTTCGCCCGGCTGCGGCGGTCGGTGGACGTCCAGTCGTGGGCCTCGCGGGCGAGTTCATGAGGCAGCGGCTTGACCGTTCCCGCCGCCATGGCCAGCAGCTGCAGACGCGCGGCGCGTTCGATGAGTACGGCCAGATTGCACGCCTCCTCGACGGTGGCGCCGGTCACGAGCTGCCCGTGGTGGGCGAGCAGGATGGCGCGCTTGTCGCCGAGGGCCGCGGAAATGATCTCGCCCTCCTCGTTGCCGACCGGTATGCCGGGCCACTCCTTGAGGAAGGCGCAGTCGTCGTACAGCGGTGTGGTGTCCATCTGGGAGATCACCAGCGGCACTTCGAGCATCGAGAGCGCGGCCGTGTGCAGGGGGTGGGTATGGACGATGCAGTTGACGTCCTCGCGCGCCCGGTAGATCCAGGAGTGGAACCGGTTCGCGGGGTTGGCCATGCCCTCGCCTTCGAGGACGTTGAGGTCCTCGTCCACCAGCAGCAGGTTGTCCTCGGTGATCTCGTCGAAGCCGAGGCCCAGACGCTGGGTGTAGTAGGTGC
Encoded proteins:
- a CDS encoding thiolase family protein, yielding MSDEVFLIDGARTPQGRYGGALASVRPDDLAALVVGEAVRRAGIAPEAVDEVILGAANQAGEDNRDVARMAVLLAGLPHTVPGYTVNRLCASGLTAVASAAQAIRSGEASVVVAGGVESMTRAPWVMAKPGTPWAKPGEVHDTSLGWRFTNPRFTAADDAVPADAGPDTVKVTLSMGETAEEVAALDGITRAESDAFALRSHRRAVAAREAGRFDREIVPVPVRDGEVVRDEGPRPDTTPERLAGLRTIFRANGIVTAGNASPLSDGASALVVASGAAVRRFGLVPRARIVTSASAGVPPQLMGLGPVPATEKALARAGLAPGDLDAVELNEAFAAQALAVIRRLELDEEKVNADGGAIALGHPLGSSGARILLTLVGRLEREGGRRGLATLCVGVGQGVAMLVERV
- a CDS encoding enoyl-CoA hydratase/isomerase family protein produces the protein MSGTVEAPGTRTPAYETLLVEERTDRVVVVLNRPRARNAISARMIRELHQVCELLERTPKLLLLTGYGGVFAGGADIAELLDRGRDEALQGINSRLFERVRRLPMPTVAAVDGWALGGGAELAYACDVRIAGPDAVFGNPEPGLGILAAAGACRLLPRLVGESVAKQMLLAGRRLDAPAALACGLVTEIVPAAELTERAHGVLDRMARSSATALRLTKLVVDSPGGHPAVDDLAQAVLFEGADKRERMTRFLEKSAEREDRV
- a CDS encoding 3-hydroxyacyl-CoA dehydrogenase family protein, producing the protein MSTQDQGPETVLTDGAGAGPAVPALVGVIGGGRMGAGIAQSFAAAGSAVAVAEGSAQAAAAARDRIAAGLQRAAERGRLTEPVDRILGRITMLESVAALPSAADLVVEAVPEDAALKARLLAAAEGAVGVDTVLATNTSSLSVTELAAALVRPGRFIGMHFFNPVPASELVEIVVAPETLPGTVRAATEWTHALGKQDVVVRDSPGFASSRLGLALGLEAIRMVEEGVAEPEAIDAAMQLGYKHPMGPLRLTDLVGLDVRLAIAEHLHTTLGERFAPPRLLRDKVARGELGRKSGQGFYPWP
- the paaA gene encoding 1,2-phenylacetyl-CoA epoxidase subunit PaaA encodes the protein MTTAHPAHAPLQEHFDATIARDQRIEPRDWMPDGYRRTLVRQIAQHAHSEIIGMQPEGDWITRAPSLRRKAILFAKVQDEAGHGLYLYSAAATLGADREDLTLRLVEGRQKYSSIFNYPTPTFADVGVIGWFVDGAAICNQVPLCRSSYGPYARAMVRICKEESFHQRQGYELLMTMMRGTEAQRATVQSAVDRWWWPSLMMFGPPDGDSPNSAASMAWKIKRHSNDELRQRFVDMTVPQAEKLGVTLPDPELRWNEERGHHDFGTPDWSELQRVIAGDGPCNTERIARRRAAHEEGAWVREAATAHAAGRAARAGKGAAA
- the paaB gene encoding 1,2-phenylacetyl-CoA epoxidase subunit PaaB codes for the protein MSTTTPGGWPLYEVFVRGKRGLNHVHVGSLHAADDEMALTHARDVYTRRNEGVSLWVVRSEHIAASTRDEKDPFFAPSADKVYRHPTFYDIPDDVPHI
- the paaC gene encoding 1,2-phenylacetyl-CoA epoxidase subunit PaaC, translated to MSNDPIHLALAEGHEDDTRWAYGTGFEDPLHGVDTAVPDGVDTGRLAALCTALGDDALISAQRLAEWTTRAPELEEEVALANIGLDLIGQARLLYARAGRADGSGRGEDAYAYFRDAEDFRNVRLAELPCGDFAFSVVRLLVLSAWRLAQLQALASHPDPVLAAIAAKGVQELTYHRQYAAEWTVRLGDGTEESRRRTAAALTETLPYLDELFAAYDARDEVLAVLRQVTEEADLPLPAVRPLPGSGRDGLRTAYLAPLLAELQSVARADPDATW
- the paaD gene encoding 1,2-phenylacetyl-CoA epoxidase subunit PaaD, coding for MVSARPGAGHARRIAGQVPDPELPMLTLADLGVLREVEVAPDGTVIASLTPTYSGCPAIAEMRADVASRLREAGYERVEIRTLLSPPWTSDWITPAGRRKLAGHGIAPPGAAPRRPAGPVSLVLMPTRPAVRCPRCASADTEETSRFGSTACKALWRCRACREPFEYVKEI
- the paaE gene encoding 1,2-phenylacetyl-CoA epoxidase subunit PaaE, whose protein sequence is MEDLPNPAATVAEPRPRTRPRPVFHPLRVATVQPLCEDAAAVGFDVPDELAGEFAFRPGQALTVRREIDGRDERRSYSICSPAGSAPRIGVRIVPGGLFSSWLVREVRPGDTVEVMAPTGTFAPDLTAPGHHVLIAAGSGITPMLSIAESVLAADSRSAVTLFYGNRRSTTVMFTEELADLKDLYPSRFHLAHVLSREPREAEVLSGRLDADRLSALTASLVDPGTADHWWLCGPHGMVRDAQRVLTGLGVPGARVHRELFHADDEPVRETRHEETAADGPVSRVTVRLDGRSTTAELPRGRSLLDGAQRTRPDLPFACKGGVCGTCRALVTDGTADMRRNYALESTEVDAGYVLTCQTYPVSDALTVDFDS
- a CDS encoding dihydrodipicolinate synthase family protein, whose translation is MTTPPLKGIIAYPVTPFDPATGELDLPALRRLTDELVDAGSHAVAPLGSTGESAYLRDPEWDAVCETTLQTVAGRVPTLVGVSHWSTEGTVRRARAAARHGATAIMVLPQVYWKLTDAELERHFATVADAADLPVMLYNNPGTSGVDLTPETVTALARSIPNLTMVKESSGDATRFRAVLDLSEGALSVYNGSNPLALEAFRSGAAGWCTAAPCLVPRACLDLYDAALHGEDGRADALLAELLPFLRFIVGHGLPRTVKAGLELLGRSAGHPRTPLLPLPEQETERLRELLEQLGSYPGPKAVVPAPPTG
- a CDS encoding aldolase, which codes for MAETLHEKKGVLIDRAKRQMDDHLGSSDLTTRQKLALTCRIAYDGGHDSGLAGQISARGKEPGTYYTQRLGLGFDEITEDNLLLVDEDLNVLEGEGMANPANRFHSWIYRAREDVNCIVHTHPLHTAALSMLEVPLVISQMDTTPLYDDCAFLKEWPGIPVGNEEGEIISAALGDKRAILLAHHGQLVTGATVEEACNLAVLIERAARLQLLAMAAGTVKPLPHELAREAHDWTSTDRRSRANFAYYARKALRHHPDCLTNAAEIR